A single window of Leishmania panamensis strain MHOM/PA/94/PSC-1 chromosome 35 sequence DNA harbors:
- a CDS encoding hypothetical protein (TriTrypDB/GeneDB-style sysID: LpmP.35.1620) has product MSAKKSTRSRCEPSPRASQHSEEVNAASEVYDVASLLMDDAAATPHQRGSQPPQKASKKTSRQDSRGGAAVDGATTAAQQPILAAAEAASLAESSLQLLVDGTSVVLSATEAILSVYRGGDKERALCAILNVLAKASGVAEVELDASALVDGVEIRPLLEELYARVPEDSEAYLLVNKDAQYKRFRRTLPAWCTLLIQDGFASDVLLDETFLPVLSHWIIAMSESKSRSFRHTATVALLAFVQALSSVAADLQSQLALLRTKKEISAVQRKRDKVVEWRDHIFSQAIHQRLRDIAPDIRLAGFQALRRWILEFPDEFMTNKYLRYLGMPLHDKRPELRAEALDTILQALARVPDAYSRLHLFLQYFTSRLVELSNDVDLHCAELAIRVVAMMVRSDSDVPEGSELLSNEKVDQVLLTLFDERPTIRAAAGILLKVFIHCRTSAEESEAAQVSVATELLCSFAATLRSQYREAMPEKYLIDALWTPERPPLLLTEFQPILAAAQSDKPLDALVGLQLMAALLLKVQGRLTLGPVPKDDRRGGAVTASKKIPPMAKEEAEVLLHRLSEDAVNALCTILEVHCGTEDILQAAAEVCAALDLSTFTSQRHQAALSVLLIELRKATLNSPCTALEIRESLTKAWHHLAFTAHPLRTEAHAHLQELLKSVMVQFSRAAKALSRGSQRNSPADTAEMLHACARMNLASALAPIGAHWPQIQTMLAGILAAQPAADASLVMLVVGTAVQCLLWQVSSYADETNPALSLSDLKAHMRDVVTSVLRYQAEAEDGAHAIDSPGAAADGVPVLPRAEVFAYLCDLLALPYYDLAQVQQEVLVRLLRGLYEQLSAELRSAQDYLKVHLLGHRAQQQQHPSQASSWAAAGLAELVTARRVCSRVEALQLRLVTSVSRLFLFKRLDSVLAASFLSLWTHTPSKAVSNTFKSLFHTLRDLAGDDGFTLERDILLAAYHYCAEVGATPVSVEALYQIGLKLSSLHFIGTDRLYSCCPAMVRFGVDFATSTDPLLLQAVTSYAGKLRPTDALHVLRDQLSRSSMFTEATNSYVHAFVAALRKAAKLDDSAVSSSMAGRKRQRALTGATELAEEEGMLNAITQGLSAGSNAATGAASTSVPSVDRRQRISVASRVVTADGWHVRATGASQGSAEDVVEVDATQDQRTVAAAARPHRSVVNVPTTQETALSSLADALDSDEVFVATEEYE; this is encoded by the coding sequence ATGTCGGCGAAGAAGTCTACCCGATCGCGATGCGAGCCCTCTCCGCGCGCCTCCCAgcacagcgaggaggtgaaTGCGGCGTCAGAGGTGTACGATGTGGCATCCCTGCTCATGGACGACGCAGCGGCCACTCCGCACCAGCGTGGCTCTCAACCGCCGCAAAAGGCGTCCAAGAAGACGTCCCGGCAGGATAgtcgcggaggcgctgctgttgacgGAGCGACcactgcagctcagcagccgATCTTGGCAGCGGCTGAGGCCGCCTCCCTTGCCGAGTCGTCGCTACAGCTCCTTGTGGACGGCACTAGCGTCGTGTTGAGTGCCACTGAGGCAattctctctgtgtaccGGGGTGGAGACAAGGAGCGAGCCCTGTGCGCTATTCTTAACGTGCTTGCAAAGGCGTCCGGCGTCGCTGAAGTGGAGCTGGACGCGAGTGCGCTCGTCGACGGAGTGGAGATACGGCCACTCCTGGAGGAGCTGTATGCGCGGGTACCGGAGGACTCGGAGGCGTACCTGCTCGTGAATAAGGATGCACAGTACAAACGCTTTCGGCGCACCCTTCCGGCGTGGTGCACGTTGTTGATACAGGACGGCTTTGCGTCGGACGTGTTGCTGGACGAGACCTTTTTGCCTGTTCTCTCACATTGGATCATCGCCATGAGCGAGAGTAAGTCGCGTTCCTTTCGCCATACTGCTACTGTGGCACTGCTCGCGTTTGTGCAAGCGCTCTCCAGCGTGGCTGCTGACCTGCAGAGtcagctggcgctgctgcgcacgaaGAAGGAGATCAGCGCCGTTCAGCGGAAGCGCGACAAGGTCGTCGAGTGGCGCGATCACATCTTCTCGCAGGCCATCCATCAGAGACTGCGCGACATTGCTCCAGATATCCGCCTCGCCGGCTTCCAGGCACTCCGTCGGTGGATTCTGGAGTTTCCGGACGAGTTTATGACGAACAAGTACCTGCGCTACCTTGGCATGCCGCTTCACGACAAAAGGCCAGAGCTTCGAGCCGAGGCGCTGGACACAATTTTGCAGGCCCTCGCCCGCGTCCCGGATGCCTACAGTCGGCTGCATCTGTTCCTGCAGTACTTCACGAGCCGACTGGTGGAGCTGAGCAACGACGTTGACCTTCACTGCGCGGAGCTGGCCATTCGCGTGGTTGCCATGATGgtccgcagcgacagcgacgtgcCCGAGGGAAGTGAGCTACTGAGCAACGAGAAGGTGGATCAGGTTCTCTTGACTCTTTTCGACGAGCGCCCGACCatccgcgccgccgcgggtATCCTGCTGAAGGTCTTTATCCACTGCCGTACCTCGGCGGAAGAAAGCGAGGCAGCCCAGGTGAGTGTTGCCACTGAGCTCCTATGCTCCTTCGCTGCCACGCTGCGCTCGCAGTACCGCGAGGCAATGCCCGAGAAGTACTTGATTGACGCTCTCTGGACACCAGAGCGACCGCCGCTGTTACTGACCGAGTTCCAGCCcatcctcgctgccgcgcagTCCGACAAGCCGCTTGACGCCCTGGTCGGCTTGCAGTTGATGGCGGCACTGTTGCTGAAGGTGCAGGGACGGCTGACGCTGGGGCCAGTGCCGAAGGATGaccgtcgcggcggcgcggtgacAGCAAGCAAGAAGATTCCGCCCAtggcaaaggaggaggcggaggtgctgctgcatcgcctcaGTGAAGATGCAGTGAATGCTCTGTGCACCATCCTGGAGGTGCACTGTGGCACAGAGGATATTCTGCAAGCCGCCGCGGAAGTTTGTGCTGCACTGGACCTCTCCACCTTTACTTCACAGCGTCATCAGGCAGCCCTGTCAGTCCTTCTGATTGAACTGCGGAAGGCAACACTAAACTCACCGTGCACCGCCCTGGAAATACGCGAGAGTCTCACCAAGGCGTGGCATCATCTGGCCTTCACAGCGCACCCACTGCGCACCGAAGCACATGCCCACCTGCAAGAGCTACTCAAGAGTGTCATGGTGCAGTTTTCGCGAGCGGCCAAAGCGTTGTCGAGAGGCAGCCAGAGAAATTCGCCGGCTGATACCGCTGAAATGCTGCACGCGTGCGCCCGTATGAACCTGGCCTCAGCCCTCGCTCCTATCGGGGCACACTGGCCACAAATCCAAACGATGCTGGCGGGGATTCTGGCGGCACAGCCGGCGGCCGACGCGTCGCTAGTGATGTTGGTGGTTGGCACCGCCGTGCAGTGTCTTCTCTGGCAGGTGAGCAGCTACGCTGACGAGACGAACCCGGCGCTGTCACTGTCGGACCTGAAGGCGCACATGCGGGACGTGGTGACCAGTGTGTTGCGGTATCaggcggaggcagaggacGGGGCGCACGCCATCGACTCGCcgggtgctgcggcagatgGCGTTCCTGTGCTGCCTCGTGCGGAGGTGTTTGCCTACCTCTGTGATCTTCTGGCTCTCCCGTATTACGATCTAGCTcaggtgcagcaggaagTGCttgtgcggctgcttcgcggATTGTACGAGCAGCTCTCTGCAGAGCTGCGTAGCGCTCAGGACTACTTGAAGGTGCACTTGCTGGGGCACAGAgcccagcagcaacagcacccaTCTCAAGCTTCTAGCTGGGCGGCTGCGGGCCTGGCTGAATTAGTCACGGCGCGACGCGTGTGCTCGCGTGTGGAGGCGCTTCAGCTCCGGCTCGTGACGAGCGTTTCGCGACTCTTCCTCTTTAAGCGGCTTGACTCCGTCTTGGCGGCGTCGTTCTTATCGCTgtggacacacacgccgtCAAAGGCGGTCTCCAATACGTTCAAGAGCCTTTTCCACACTCTGCGCGATCTCGCCGGTGACGACGGCTTTACTCTTGAGCGGGACATCCTCCTCGCGGCGTACCATTACTGCGCCGAGGTTGGCGCGACACCGGTTTCTGTTGAGGCGCTCTACCAGATAGGGTTGAAGCTATCTTCGTTGCACTTTATCGGCACAGACCGGCTGTACTCGTGCTGTCCGGCCATGGTGCGCTTCGGCGTGGACTTTGCCACGTCAACAGACCCACTTCTTCTGCAGGCTGTCACGTCGTACGCTGGAAAGCTGCGCCCAACTGATGCGCTCCACGTGCTGCGGGATCAGCTGAGCCGGAGTAGCATGTTCACAGAGGCCACCAACTCTTATGTCCATGCTTTCGTGGCTGCCTTGCGGAAAGCTGCAAAGCTCGACGACTCGGCCGTATCCTCGTCAATGGCTGGCAGGAAGCGCCAACGGGCTCTGACCGGCGCGACAGAgctggcggaggaagagggcatGCTCAACGCGATCACGCAAGGCTTGTCTGCGGGCTCGAACGCTGCCACTGGTGCAGCCTCCACGTCCGTCCCCTCAGTTGACCGAAGGCAACGTATCTCGGTCGCGTCACGCGTGGTGACCGCTGACGGCTGGCACGTTCGTGCTACTGGTGCGAGTCAGGGTAGTGCAGAGGATGTCGTCGAGGTCGATGCCACGCAGGATCAGCGaaccgttgccgccgccgcccgtcCCCACCGCTCTGTGGTCAATGTTCCCACCACGCAGGAAACGGCACTGTCCTCCCTGGCGGATGCGTTGGACAGCGACGAGGTGTTTGTGGCGACCGAAGAGTACGAGTAG
- a CDS encoding hypothetical protein (TriTrypDB/GeneDB-style sysID: LpmP.35.1630), with the protein MPRKAAAATTKERSSSEESVSSVDSISSLPIIKEARTEDATVTAAQAPTCQLSPPATSAAMPGAAEEVVPLAALVAVNVDRNEEASFGLLKEPGAPSADVRRVTTEGEGAPAIPTDLLQLLSG; encoded by the coding sequence ATGCCCCGcaaggctgctgctgcgaccaCGAAGGAGCGGTCCTCTAGCGAGGAGAGCGTCTCCAGCGTGGACAGCATCTCGAGCCTTCCAATCATCAAGGAGGCCCGTACGGAGGATGCGACTGTGACTGCTGCGCAGGCACCTACATGTCAGCTCTCTCCACCGGCCACGTCTGCGGCCATGCCAggtgctgccgaggaggTTGTTCCTCTTGCTGCGCTCGTAGCTGTCAACGTGGACCGCAACGAGGAAGCTAGTTTTgggctgctgaaggagccGGGTGCGCCGTCCGCAGATGTCCGGCGCGTCACGACGGAGGGCGAAGGCGCACCTGCCATTCCAACAgatctgctgcagctcctaAGCGGGTAA